A section of the Pseudomonas sp. Q1-7 genome encodes:
- a CDS encoding imelysin family protein, whose amino-acid sequence MIRMPLATASLLAVAISLAGCGDDKKDAAAPQAAAPAATSPAAAPAVAGKVDEAEAKKVVAHYADLALAVFTDAHSTGVNLQKAVDAFLAKPDADTLKAAREAWLAARVPYMQSEVFRFGNAVVDDWEGQLNAWPLDEGLIDYVAGDYQHALGNPGATANIIANTTIQVGEDKIDVTEITGEKLAELNELGGSEANVATGYHAIEFLLWGQDLNGTGPGAGNRPATDYVVGEGATGGHNERRREYLKAVTDLLVSDLEFMVGQWKPGVADNYRAKLEAEPAEDGLRKMLFGMGSLSLGELAGERMKVALEANSTEDEHDCFSDNTHNSHFYNGKGIRNVYLGEYKKVDGTTLTGPSLSSLVAKVDAQTDTTLKADLEATEGKLQALVDSADKDVHFDQLIAADNTAGQQLVRDAIAALVKQTGAIEDAAGKLGITDLKPDNADHQF is encoded by the coding sequence ATGATTCGTATGCCCCTGGCCACCGCCAGCCTGCTCGCCGTCGCCATTTCCCTCGCCGGTTGCGGTGACGACAAGAAAGACGCCGCCGCACCGCAAGCCGCCGCACCGGCCGCCACCAGCCCTGCAGCGGCGCCGGCCGTCGCTGGCAAGGTCGACGAGGCCGAGGCCAAGAAAGTCGTTGCCCACTACGCCGACCTCGCCCTGGCCGTCTTCACCGACGCCCACAGCACCGGCGTGAACCTGCAGAAGGCCGTGGACGCCTTCCTCGCCAAGCCCGACGCCGACACCCTGAAGGCCGCCCGCGAAGCCTGGCTGGCCGCCCGCGTGCCCTACATGCAGAGCGAAGTGTTCCGCTTCGGCAATGCCGTGGTGGACGATTGGGAAGGCCAACTGAACGCCTGGCCGCTGGACGAAGGCCTGATCGACTACGTCGCCGGTGACTACCAGCACGCCCTGGGCAACCCCGGCGCCACCGCCAACATCATCGCCAACACCACCATCCAGGTCGGCGAAGACAAGATCGACGTCACCGAGATCACCGGCGAGAAGCTGGCCGAGCTGAACGAGCTGGGCGGATCCGAAGCCAACGTCGCCACCGGCTACCACGCCATCGAGTTCCTCCTCTGGGGCCAGGACCTGAACGGCACCGGCCCGGGCGCCGGCAACCGTCCCGCCACCGACTACGTGGTCGGCGAAGGCGCCACCGGTGGCCACAACGAGCGTCGCCGCGAGTACCTGAAGGCCGTCACCGACCTGCTGGTGTCCGACCTGGAGTTCATGGTCGGCCAGTGGAAGCCGGGCGTTGCCGACAACTACCGCGCCAAGCTGGAAGCCGAGCCCGCCGAGGACGGCCTGCGCAAGATGCTGTTCGGCATGGGCAGCCTGTCCCTCGGCGAACTGGCCGGCGAGCGCATGAAGGTCGCCCTGGAAGCCAACTCCACCGAAGACGAGCACGACTGCTTCAGCGACAACACCCACAACTCGCACTTCTACAACGGCAAGGGCATCCGCAACGTGTACCTGGGCGAGTACAAGAAGGTCGACGGCACCACCCTGACCGGTCCCAGCCTGTCCTCCCTGGTGGCCAAGGTCGACGCCCAGACCGACACCACTCTGAAGGCCGACCTGGAAGCCACCGAAGGCAAGCTGCAAGCCCTGGTGGACAGCGCCGACAAGGACGTGCACTTCGACCAGCTGATCGCCGCCGACAACACCGCCGGCCAGCAACTGGTACGTGACGCCATTGCCGCCCTGGTCAAGCAGACCGGCGCCATCGAGGATGCCGCCGGCAAGCTGGGCATCACCGACCTGAAGCCGGACAACGCCGATCACCAGTTCTGA